The Halostagnicola larsenii XH-48 region GAAGGATACGGCAGTCGGCGCGGGTCGGTTCTCGTTCGGGATCTTCTTCTACGAATCCCTCGAATGGGACTCGCTGGCTTCCGAACTCGAGGGCACCGACTCGCCGGCGCTGTTACACCACGACGACGGGTCGACGTACTATCCACAGACCCAGTCGGAGTTTTATCGGTACGTCGACTCCTCGCCGGATGAATTCCGTGAGAGCGGCGGCGGCGCGCCATCCTACCTCGGCGTGCTCGAACTCGAGGTAACGATCGACGACTAGCGGAGCGGGGTACGTCCGTCATGCGTTACGTCCAATATGCGAATTTTACGCCGTAGAAAATAACATCCAGTCGACAACACGGTCAGTTCGCTCGGGCCAGGGGGGACCCGAGCGAGTCGGTGAACACGCGGACGACACACGGGGAATGTGTCGTCCCTGCGTGGTGAACGGGATGTGCGATCACATTGTCGTTGTGGGGAGATGACAATGCTATCCGACAATCGTCGGCACTCGCTAATCCTGGTGGAGTGATTATAAATTTTATGCTCGACGTGTATGCGAAATTCTGCTAGCACGTCGTAGTTCCAGACTCGACGCTCGAGCGAGTTGTCGTTCGATGGCTGGCTAAAATCGGATGACAGCGCTAGCGAGGGGGACGCCTGCCGTTCACAGCCGTTTGCTCACGTACGGCCCGTCCTGATGATAGCCGAGTTTGTTCCGGTAGTACTCTCGAGCGCCGATACCCGAGATGACGCTCACTTTGTCGAAGCCGGCGTCGGCGGCCAGCGATTCGGCCCGATTCATCAGCTTGCGGCCGTAGCCGCGATGTTGGTGTTGGTCCGTCTCGCCGTCCTCGCCCATCGTGACTTCCGAGCCGTAGACGTGCAGTTCCCTGACTAGCGCCGCGTTCTCGAGTTCGCCTCTGACGGGGTCGTTCGGGAATCGAAGCCGGCAGAAACCGATCAGGAGGTCCTGTTCGAAGTCTTCGAAGCTGATGAAGTGTTCGGTCCCGCCGCTCGCCTCGTAGGTCATGACGTCGAGTTCGACCTGGTCGGGTTCGGCGTCGTTCATCCCGGCCTCGCGACAGCGGATACACTCACACTCCCAGCCGTGTTCGTCCATCCGCTTTCGCGCGAGTTGCCGGAGGTTCGACTTCCAGACGCCGGCGTCGATGTAGTCCGCCGGAATGTCCCGTTGGACCCGCTGGAGCCGCGTATAGCGCGGGATCATGTCCTTGATTTCGGCGACGAGTTCCGCGGCTTCCTCGTTGTCAAGCGGGTCGTACTCGCCTCTGTGCCACCAGTCGTAGGTCGCCGTCCCGCGGACGATCAGCGTCGGATATATCTTCAGGTAGTCGGGCTTCCACTGCTCCTGTTCGAAGATGCGCCGGAAGTCCTCAAGACACATCTCCCTGCTCATTCCCGGCTGGCCGGGCATCATGTGGAATCCGACCTTGAACGCCGCGTCCCGCAGTCGCTGGTTCGCCTCGATCGACTCCTGAACGCCGTGGCCGCGGTGCATCTCGCGGTTGATCCGCTCGTAGGTCGTCTGGACGCCGACCTCGACTTTCGTCCCGCCGAGGTCCAGCATCCGGTCGATCTGCTCGGGATCGCACCAGTCGGGTTTCGTCTCGAAGGTCGTCCCGATGTTCCGGATGTCGCCCGTCTCGTTTTCCGCGATGACGTCCTCGAGATACTTCCACTCGTACTCCTCGGGATCCTCCGCGAAGCTCACGCCCTGGGCGGGTTCGGGCTCCTTGTCCACGTCGTAGTCGTTCATCGCCTCGAGCGCTCGCTTGACGAACCACTCCTGGTAGTCGTGGCTCCGGGCGGTCATCGTGCCGCCCATGAGGATCAACTCGACCTTGTCGATCGGATGGCCGATCTCTCGCAACTGCTCGAGTCGAAGGGTAACCTGCCCGTAGGGGTCGTAGTCGTTTTGTACGCCGCGGGCGGCTGCTGGCTCCTCGCCCGTGTAGCTCTGGGAACTCGAGAACTCCGAGTCCGGACCGCCGGGACAGTACAGACACTTCCCGTGCGGGCAGCGCTCGGGCGAGGTCATGATCGCCACCGGCGAGACGCCGGAGGCGGTTCGGACCGGTTTGCGCTGGAGGACCGATTCTAAGTCCTCGCGGTACTCCTGGGGAGCGTAATCTAGCAGCTCGGAGTTTTTGGGCACTTTCGGTGCCGAGTGCTCCGAGCAGGCCTCGAGTTTGGCCTTCTCGACCTCCTCGCGCTCGACCTCGCCGTTGATGATCCGCTCGACGAGCGTTTCACAGACCCGCTCGAACGCTTCGGTTTCGGTCGGGTCGGGCGTGTCGGTACTCACTATACCGTTTTCGGTGCCCTCGGCGAATAAGCGTGTCGGACTCTGCCCCCTCGGCGACGGACCGTTTCGTCGCAGGTGCCGTCCAGACGGGTTCGCAACGTTCACCAGGACTCGAGCGAAAGCCACCGACGATGGATTCGACACGCCGAATCACCGCACTCGAGGCGGTTCCCGAGGAGTCGACGTTCGTGTTTCGCGTTGTCGATACCGACGACGATGCGAACGAGGTCGAGGAGGCGATTCTGGTTCGCCAGGATGGCAGACTCGAGTGTTGGCTGAACTACTGTCAGCACTTCACGCACATCAAACTCGACAAGGGAACCGGCGCGGCGATGCGAAACGGCGAAATCATCTGCGAAAACCACGGCGCGTATTTCGAGGCCGATTCGGGCGTCTGCACGTTCGGCCCCTGCGAGGGAGCGTACCTCACGGCCCTCGAGGTGGCCGTCGACGACGGCGACGTCTATCTCACCGATGAGGGATACGATCTCCTCGGTCCGGGGCCGATCCCGACCGACGAGGTCGATCGGGCCTCGAGTTCGAACGTCGAGTTCTGATCGAACGGTTGGTCATCTGACCCAACAGTTGGTCACTCTGCGTTTCGGAGCGGCCCCGGCGATACGAGGTCCCGGTCCTGATTGTACTCGACGAGGTCCGCGCCGACGAGTCGCGGGAGGTGGTCGTGATAGAGCGAGATGTAGACGTTGGCGACCTCCTTGGCCGATAGTTCCGCGACCGGTTGTCCGGCTTCCCGCTTTGCGACTTCCTCTGCGGCGTCCGGGAGCGTGATGGACTCGCCGTAGTCGTCCATCACCGCGAGAAAGAGCCGTCGCCGACGGTCGGCGAGTAGCTCCAGCGCGTCGTCGACCGTCTCCGGCAGTTCCTCCCGGGACTCGAGCCACTCGAGCATTGTCAATGCGAACTCGGCGTAGTCGGACGGTGGGTGAGCGGGCGTAGTCATGAATTCTTCGGGCCCCAGCGGTTCACGTCTCGGCACCTAGCCTGCACACTAAATATTAGTGTCGAAACGGTAGCAGATACGTTCGGTTCTCGGTACTGTCTCATGTCGTCAACGGTCGTGCTGGTGCGAACGTCACGAGGGCTTTCGATTGGAGTCTCCGAGATCACTTGCTGATTAGCACCCGAGATTACTCGATGGTCAACACCGGTTCGTCGACTGCTTCGCTCTTGCAGGAGGGACACCTCGAGGGGAGATTGAGCAGGTCGTCGAAGCCGTTGAACCCGCAGTCTCGGCACGTCGGCGGTGCGACGAGGAACTCTTCGTCGGTGCCGTCGACCGACCGAGCGACGTGCTCTGCGTGTCGAACGATCGAGTGGGGCGTCAAGTCGAAGTCAACCGCGAGTTCGCTCGGAGTCGAAGCCTCCGTTCGCAGTGCGTCCGTGAGCCGCTGTCGCGTCGTTTCGTCGGCCTCTCGCATACATCCGTCTCAAGTGGCCGGCGGGGGATAGGTGTTCGCTCTCGCAATGACGGCAAAATCGGTCGCCGGAGAAAGGGTAAGTGACTTACATACTGGTGCTGAAATCCGGACCATGAAGGCCGTCGTCCTGGCAGGTGGGTACGCGACCCGAATGTGGCCGATTACGAAACACCGGCCCAAGATGTTCCTCCCCATCGGCGAATCGACCGTCATCGATCGGATTTTCCGATCGCTCGAGAACGACGATCGAATCGACGAGGTGTACGTGAGTACGAACGAGCGGTTCGCACCCGATTTCGAAACGCACCTCGCTGACAGCGAGTTCGAAAAGCCTCGACTCTCCATCGAAGACACCAGCGAAGAAGCCGACAAATTCGGCGTCGTCGGTGCGCTCGCCCAGCTCGTCGAACGCGAAGCGGTCGACGACGACCTGCTGGTGATCGCCGGCGACAACCTGATCAGCTTCGAGATCTCCGAGTTCCTCGATTACTTCGAACGAACGGAGACGCCGACGCTCGCCGCCTACGATGTCGGCTCGCGCGAGAAGGCCTCTTCCTACGGACTGGTCGAACTCGAGGGAGACCGAGTCGTCGACTTTCAGGAAAAACCCGATGACCCGAAGAGCACGCTGGTTTCGATCGCCTGTTATGCGTTCCCACAGGATTCGGTCTCCCTGCTCAGGACGTACCTCGAGGACGGAAACAACCCCGACGAACCTGGCTGGTTCGTCCAGTGGCTCCAGAACCGGGAACCGACCCACGCCTTTACGTTCGAAGACGCGTGGTTCGACATCGGCACGCCCGAAAGTTACCTCGACGCCGTCGCCTGGCACCTCGACGGCGAATCTATGGTCGCCGAGACGGCGACCATCGAGAACGTCTCGGTCGGCGAGAACGTCCACGTGATGGACGGGGCAACGCTCGAGGACTCGGAACTCGACCACGCCGTCATCTTCCCCGACGCGACGGTTCGAGACGGCGACATCCGGCGCTCGATCATCGACGAAGGAACGCACCTCGAGAATCTCGACCTCGCGGGTGCGCTCATCGGCGCTCACACGACGATTACGAACCACGTCGGTGAGTAAACCCGGAGTAATTCCGCCCACGAGGGCCCAACGCAACCGCTTCGGCGCTTTCCGTGGTTTGATCCACCGGTAGATCTATTGAGGAACACCACTCTATGGTATCGACAAGCCCATGCGTACCGTCGAGGCAGTCCTCCAGCGACGCGCGGAATCGGTGCCCTACGAGGCGCTCGCAGACGCGTTCCTCGAGTTCGATCGATTCAGCGGATCGAACCCGCTGTTGTTGATCGCCGAAGCCGCCGCCTCGACGACCGGCCAGAGCTTCGCTGGCGGAATCCGGCCCACCGTCGAACGGTTTCGAGAATCGTTCGTCGAGAGCGGCCGACTGACCTCGTTCGCTGAGCTCGCGTCGCTCGCGCTCGAGGACGACGACCTCGTCGACGCCCTCGGGGCTCGACGAAAACGCCACGTCCTCTTGGAGATCGCTGACCGACTCGAGGACCGCCCTGAAGACGACGACTTCGACTCGCTCCGTGCGTGGGCGGCGCAAGTGGACGTCTACCGCTACGAGACGGATCCGATCGGTCGCATCTCCGGCGTGGGTCCCTCGAGCCTGCAGTACCTCCGTATTCTCGCCGGCGTCGACACGATCAAACCGGACCCGACCGTCGCGGCGTTTCTCGAGTCGGTCGCGGCGGATCTCGAGTCGTCGCCGCTCGACGCGTCGACGCCGCTTCGGGGAATCGCGTCCTGTGAGTGGCTGGCAGTCCACACGTCGTTTCGCCGCCTCGAGATCGACCGTCTCGCCTGGTGGCTGGGAGCGAGCGACGCCGAGCGGACTGCCGTCGCAGACCAGCACGCTCTCTGAGCGGTGCGCCCGATTCCGATTCGGCGGGTGGGTCCTGACAGGGAAACCCTGATACCATCACCCGCCGAATCGAGTCCCATGAGCGACAACGCCTGGACCGATCGGATCGTCAGCGAGCGGATGAGCGTCGATCAGGAGTTCTCTCCGCGAGTGGAGAGTTCCCGCTTCTCGAGCCAGGAGTGGAGCCTGATCATGACCGCGACCGAGTTCGAAATCGAGCAACCAGAAAATCCCGAACAGGCTCGCATCGTCGCGAACACCGAGAACGTCGACAGCATCCTCCCCGAACTCGAGAACGTCCGATCGCAGATGGGGGCGATGGGCGCGGGCGGGCAGGCCGGCGCTGAGGGCTCGAGTTCCGGCGGCGTCGTCGACTCGCTCAAGAGCGCGCTCGGAATGGGCGGAGGCTCTTCGGGTGGGTCCTACGACGCGGAACGCGAGGCCGCGGAGACGCTCACCCAGGAGTACGCCGAGGAGTTACAGAACCGCCTCGAGGCGAATCATCGATGGGAGTCCGTCTGTGACGCCGCGGCGGAAAACTGACGACTGCGTCGGTGGCCGTGCCGGTGATGATCTGGCTGGCTGATGAGCGCGAATCGGGTGCCAGCCCCGTTAATCGCCCGCATGAAAGAGATTGAGTTCGCTCGTCTCGTAGATGTTCATGAGTTCCGTGATCAGTTCGTCGTAGGATTCGTCGTCGATGCGCAGTTCGTCCAGGCGCTCTACCGTCTCTTCCTCGAGTTCGACTGATGGCATACCCGATAGTACGGCGTCGACGGGCAAAAACACCGCGGCGACACTGTGTGTTGGTGAAACGTCTGGATCCGTGAGACCGATCGACCGGGAGGCGCAAGTCACAGCACCTTTAGGCTGGCTCCGTGAGGGTAGACGTATGACAGACGAAGTAGAGACGATCACCTTCTCGATAGACGCGGACGGCGAAGAAACGGAGACCGTAACGGTGCCGGCGGGCCTCGTCGACATCGTCGCCGAGGGCGACCAGAGCCCGACCGAAACGCTCGGCGACGTCGCGCTGCTCTCGTTCGCGAGTCGCGCCCACCACGTCGTCCACCACGGCGAAGGGTCGGACGAAGAACTCGAGGCACAGGAGGCTCGAGTCATGGACCTCTTCGAGGAGCGGTTCGGCGTCACGTTCGGCGAAGCGACCGGCCACCAGCACTGATCGGACGACCGACTCGTTTTTCGGCGGCTGCGATCGATCTGTAACCCTGCGTTTCTCGCGGAGTGACCGATACAACGTTGGGTCGAGGCGGTTCGAACACCGCTCTTCGCAAAATTTAGGTTCGATTGCCTGAATGTCTTCCTATGGGTTCGTTCTGGAATCTCGCTCGAGAGCGGTTCAGCCTCCGCGACACTGTCGTACTTCTCGCGATTCTCGGCGTCGTTGCCGTCATCTTTGACAGCTCCGTCGGTACCTATCTCGCTATCGTCGGCGCTATCGCCGCGCTCAACCTCGGTTACGTGTTCGCCGATACACGCGGGTTCGACCGCGATCTCGTTTCGTTCGCCGTCGTGCTGTTGGCGACAGCCGTCATCGCCGTCATCATCGTCCTCGAGCCCGTCGGACTCGAGTACTATGCCTTGCTCTCCATCGGCGTTATCGGCTCTCTCTTACTGGCTAACAGCGTCTTTCCGCGCAGTCGACTTCCGTTTTGAAGGGGAGTACCCGCGGGAGAGCGCCCGTGGCACGAAACCAGGAAGAAGCGACTGACTGGAACGGAGACGGCGTCGAACCTCCGCCGCCGAGACGCTACGAGGCGACTCAGTTGACCGCCTCGGTCACTCGAGCGCTTTCGTTTACGCCGTTCGTGGGGCCGCCATCCCCACCGGCGTCGGCCCCACCGTCGTTCTGCGGCGAGTTCGCCGGCGGCTCGTCCGCATTCGCGTCCCCTTCTCCCGGAGAACTCTCGGATGCCTCGTCCGTCGTCGCGTCCTCCTCGAGCGGTGCGCCCTCGTTATCGCCGTCGGCGGCCCCCGCGTTTCCGGGGTCGGCAGCCTCGGCTCCGTCGCCTTCCGTTTCACCGTCGACGGGATCGCCGCCTTCGGTCGTCCCATCGTCCTCGGTCGGCTCGTCGTCTTCAGCTATCCCATTGTCCGCGGTTGATTCGTCCGCGTCCGACGTGTCCACCTCTCCGGTCACGTTCTCGCCGTCATCGACCCCCTGGTCGACTGCGCCTGTCTCCTCCGGCGGTGATTCGATGGTCACCGTCGCCGTGTCGCTGTCGTTCTCGCTCGAGACCGTCGCGTCGTACTCGCCGGGCTCGAGGTCGTCCGTTTCGACGACGAACGAGACCGTCTCGCTCTCGTCTGCTGTGAGCGAAACCGCGTTGGACCCCGTTGTGCCGTCGACCTCGAAATCTATCGACTGTTCGCCCGCTTCTTCCCCGACGTTCTCAACGTCGACCTCGAGCGGAAGGTCCTCGCCCTGTTCGACCGGTTCGGTCGGCTCGAGAATATCGACCGCGAACGCGGCCGGCTCGGTCGGATCGATCTCGCCCGCGGGATCCGTTTCGACGACGATCGGTTCGTCGTAGTCGTAGAAGCCCATGTCGACGATCCAGGCGAGTCGTTCGTCGTCGTCCTCGGGCGTCCAGTCGACGGTGAAGGAGTTCGATCCGGGTTCGAGTTCGGTCGGCGGCTGGTCGTCGGTGGTCCCCTCGAGTTCGCTCTCGACGACCAGGTCCGCGTCGTTCGGGTTGTCGTAGCCGAACGTCACCTCGATGCCGTCGTCGGTCGGCGTCGTGTCCTCGACGGCGAGTTCGGGACGCTCCGGACGCACCTCCTCGACGCACTCGCTCGCGTTCGGATTCGCGTAATCGATGCTCCCGGGAGTCGCGTCGGGCGAACTGAAGCCGACGATGGCCGCGCCGAAGTCGCCGCCGGGAATCTCGACGATCGGTCCCTCGTCAGTTTCGCTCACCGCGAAGTCCTCGCCGACCTCGAACACGACCGGCTCCTCGAGCGGGGCGTCGATATCGTCGCCGACCGTCACCGAGTACTCGCCCAGACTGTTTCCGATCCCGCCGCTCTCGTAGAAGGTCGTCGCCACGATGATTCGGTCGCCGTCCTCGAGCGACCCCGTCACCTCCGCCTGCGAACAGGTCGGGAACTCGGCCGCGAACGACTCGGGCGCATCGTCCGGTTCGACCGTGTACTCGACGGATTCGTTCTCGAGAACCTCGCCGTCGTCGAGCCCGTTCTCGCCCGTCGAAACCACCGTCACGTCGAGCGTCGTGTTCTCCTCGAGCGGCGGCTCGAGGGCGATCGTCTCGTTGGCGATCGTTTCGTTCGCGTCGTACGGGCCACTCGAACCGATCTGGCTCCCCTCATCATCGGTTACGGTTAGTCCGTATTCGACCGTCGCGTTCGCCTCGTCGACGACGAGCGTCGAGCCGTTCCCGGTCTGGTCGGCCACTTCGAGCGTCGCTTCGGGCTCGTCCGGTGGGTCGGGTTCGTCGTCCTCGAGCGTGTACTCGATCGACTCGTTGGCGAGTTCCGTCTCGTTTTCGACGTCCCGGATCGAGACGTCGACCGTCGTGTTCTCCTCGATGGGCGGCTCGAGATCGAGCGTCTCGTTCGTCACCGACTCGTTCGCCTCGAACGCGTCGCTTTCGGCCGTTTCGTTGCCGTATTCGGCAGTGATCGCGTACTCGACGGATGCGTTCGCCTCCTCGACGAGCAGCGTTTCGCCGTCGCCGTCCTGATCGCTCACCGAGAGTGTCGCCTCGGGTTCGGCCGGTGGCTCCGGCTCCTCGCCCTCGAGTGTGATGAACGCGCTGTCGGCGACCGGCGTGCCGCCCTGCGCGACGTACGGCTCGTCGTCTGCGCCGTCGCTCTCGACGTACTGGAACGTTTCTTCGCCGGTCGTGTCGTGGTGGACCGCCGCGACGACCGGCCCGTCCTCGGAGAGCGGTTCGTTCAGTTCGATCTCGACGTCCTCGTGATCGCCCGACTCGAGATATTCCGAGTTCCCGATGACCCCCTCCGGGTCGAGGCCGATGTCGAGGCCGCCGTAAACCGCGACGAACCCGCCCTCCGAGAGCGAGACGTTGTCGACGGTGACGGTTTCGCCGGTGCTGTTCTGGTCGTCGGTGGAAATCGATGCGTTGCCCTCGAGTTCGTCGACCGCATCGACCCGCTGGACGACCTCGATTTCGACGTACTGGACGATCTGGGATTCGTCGTCGATTCCTTCCGCAACGGCGTACGCGACCGCATCACTGGCCGTCTCCTGGGCCAGGAGTTGCAGCTGCGAGACGCTGATCTGCTGGGACTGTATCGCGCTTGCGATCTCCTGACAGGCGCTCGAGGCCGCGATCTGCACCTGTTCGATCGACGCCTCCTGTGACTGGCCTAACGCGCCACTAGACGCACCCTCGGCCAGCGTCTGTACCTGCACGATGTCGACGACCTGCGTCTGGCGGACGGCGCCCTCGCCGGCACCGAACGCTGCGGCCTGGACCTGTTCGATTTCGACGGTCTGGCGTTGAATCGCCGAATCGAGGGCTCCCGTCGCCGCCCCGGTCGCCGCCGCCTGAATTTGAGTGATCGAGACCGCCTGTTGCTGGACGAGCACGCCCTGTGCGCTACCGTCAGCTGCAGCCTGAATCTGTTCGACCGATGCTTCTTGGCTCTGGACGATCGCGCCCGTCGCCGCGCCGAACGAGGCTTCATGAACCTGCGTGATCGAAATCCGCTGTACCTGCTCTATCGAGACCGTCTGGAGCTGTTTCAGCGGCCCCATGGCAGCGCCGTGGGCCGCTGCTTGCGTCTGCTCGACGCTCACCTCTTGTTGCTGGACGAGCGCTCCTTTCGCGGCTCCCGTCGCAGCTTTCTGGATCTGCTTGATCGTTACCTCCTGTCGCTGTTCGACTTCGAGTCGCTGCTCCCCCTCGAGGGCCGCTTCGGTGCTCCCCTCGAGTGCGCCGCCTGCCGCGCCCGCCGCGGCGGACTGGACGTGCTCGAGCGTGACCCGCTGGCGCTGTTCGGTCGTGATCGTCTGGTACTGCTCTAAGACGCCGTAGGCCGATCCCTGCGCGGCTTCCTGGATCTTCGGCGCGCGATCGACCCCGGTTTCCCCCGCGCTGGCTGCTGCGCCCGTAGCTGCGCCGAAACTCGCCACCTGTAGCTGTTCGACCGTCACGCGCTGGTGGTGGGCTATCGCACCGTGGGCCGCGCCCCAGGTCGCGCTCTGCATCTGGCTCGCGTTGACCGTCTGGGATTGCGAGAGCGTGCCCTCCGTCGCACCGGAAACGACGGCCTGGACCTGCGTCGCGTTGGCCGCCTGGGCTTGCATCAGCGAGCCGTGGACCGCCCCCGCCGTCGCGGCCTGAATCTGTTCTGCATCCGCCTCCTGATATTGGCCAGCGGACGCGTTCGCCCCCTCGAGCGCCGCCGCTCGCTGCTCGGCTGTGATCTCCACGCCCTGCGATTGGGCGAGTTCGATGCCCTCCTCGACACCGGCTTCGACGGCGTCTTGACCCTCCTGCGTGAGCGACGCGGCCGCGGTCGCCGACTGCGCCGGGCCGGATATCGGCTGTGCCGGGCTAGATACCGACTGTGGCGGACCGGATGCCGATTGCGTCGGACCGGACGCCATCGAGACCGTCTCGAGGTGGCTGTCCTCCGTCGCGGTGAACTCTGTTACGCCAACCCGATCGCGCGCGTTCCCGTCGTCGACGTTCTCGAGAGCGGCGTCGTTCATCGACTCCCGGTCGGACAGCCCGCCACCGAGAAACGGCAGGGCGACGACGCTCAGGACCACCGAAACGGCGATAACCGTCGATACGGCGGGTTTCAGGTGGCTCATCGGCTTTCTCGCCCCTTGGCGCCGGTCGTTTCCCGATCAGCCGTCGCCGCCGACTCGTTCGTTCGGCCATTGCCGCCCGATTCACGATCCTGATTTCCCCTCGCCACGTCTCCCGTGCTATCTATCCCCATACAACCGACCACCGGGACGAATCGGCGCTTAAGCACCCCGTTCGTTCCAGTTAGGGGGGCGATACAACCTCGGATTGCCGCGAACTCGTGTTTGGAGAATCTCCCACACCGAGCGACGTCCCGAGATATTCTGCCACTCGAGACTCGAGCGAGGGACCGCTCGAATCATCGTCGTATCCGACAGGTAAGATTCGATTAGGGTCGTCGTCGCGGGGCGGTGTGGGTTGCGGGGCGAAACTCGGTAAACCGAAGTTTTGATAGCGGTTTACGGACGAGAAGGGGTATGCAAACCGAACAGGGGTCGGTCGATCTCGTCGAGGGGGACGTGGTCCGGGTGTTCGCTCGAGCGGCGTTGCTCGCCGCGCTGATGGGGGCGACCGCGTTCGTCGCAATACCGGTTGCGGGGGTTCCGGGAACCCTTCAGATGCTCGTCGTCTTTCTCGCCGGGTTGTATCTGGGTCCGGTGTGGGGGCCGTTCGCGATCGTCCTGTACCTGCTCGCGGGCACCCTCGGTGCGCCGATCTTTTCCGGCGGCAACAGCGGACTCGGCGTCGTGCTGGGACCGTACGGTGGGTTCCTCTTGACGTTCCCGATCGGAGCCGTGCTCATCGGTGCGATCGTCCACCGCGGACGCGACCTCCGCGATCCGGCATCGGTCTCCCTCCCAGTCGTCGTCTTCGCGCTCGTCGTTGCGACGACAGCCGTCTACCTCGTCGGGTTTCTGTGGTACGCATGGGTTTCCGAAATGGCCGTTCTCGAGGCGTTCACCGTCGTTGCACTCCCGTTGATCCCGGGCGACCTGCTCAAGATGGCCGCCGCGGTCGCGATCGTTCGATCCGGCCTCATCGAGGCGACGTGAGGACACAGACCCACCAACACACATGATCGAATTCCGATCCGTCACCTACGGCTTCGACGACCACGCGGTGCTCGAGGACTGTTCGCTCGAGATCGAAGACGGCGAGTTCGTCCTGCTGGCGGGCGCGAACGGGAGCGGAAAAACGACGCTTCTGCGGCACTGTAACGGGCTGTTATCGCCCGACTCCGGCGAGGTGCTCGTCGACGGCGTCTCGGTCGCGGAAAATCCTGTCGCCGCACGAACGGCCACCGGAATGGTGTTTCAACACCCGCGAGATCAGTTCGTCGCGGCGACCGTCGCCAGCGACGTCGCCTTCGGTCCCGAAAACCTCGGCCTCCCGCATGCGGAGATCGATCGTCGCGTCGAGGACTCGCTCGCGGCTGTGAACCTCGAGGGGCGAGGCGACGAACGCATCGATACGCTCTCGGGCGGCGAGCAATCCCGGGTCGCCATCGCTGGCGCGCTGGCGATGGAACCGACGCATCTGCTGTTGGACGAGCCGTTTACCGGTCTCGACGAACCGTCGCGCGAGGCCGTCATCGAGCGACTCGAGTCGCTCTCGAGTGACGGAACGGGCGTCGTACTCGC contains the following coding sequences:
- a CDS encoding tRNA uridine(34) 5-carboxymethylaminomethyl modification radical SAM/GNAT enzyme Elp3, yielding MSTDTPDPTETEAFERVCETLVERIINGEVEREEVEKAKLEACSEHSAPKVPKNSELLDYAPQEYREDLESVLQRKPVRTASGVSPVAIMTSPERCPHGKCLYCPGGPDSEFSSSQSYTGEEPAAARGVQNDYDPYGQVTLRLEQLREIGHPIDKVELILMGGTMTARSHDYQEWFVKRALEAMNDYDVDKEPEPAQGVSFAEDPEEYEWKYLEDVIAENETGDIRNIGTTFETKPDWCDPEQIDRMLDLGGTKVEVGVQTTYERINREMHRGHGVQESIEANQRLRDAAFKVGFHMMPGQPGMSREMCLEDFRRIFEQEQWKPDYLKIYPTLIVRGTATYDWWHRGEYDPLDNEEAAELVAEIKDMIPRYTRLQRVQRDIPADYIDAGVWKSNLRQLARKRMDEHGWECECIRCREAGMNDAEPDQVELDVMTYEASGGTEHFISFEDFEQDLLIGFCRLRFPNDPVRGELENAALVRELHVYGSEVTMGEDGETDQHQHRGYGRKLMNRAESLAADAGFDKVSVISGIGAREYYRNKLGYHQDGPYVSKRL
- a CDS encoding Rieske (2Fe-2S) protein yields the protein MDSTRRITALEAVPEESTFVFRVVDTDDDANEVEEAILVRQDGRLECWLNYCQHFTHIKLDKGTGAAMRNGEIICENHGAYFEADSGVCTFGPCEGAYLTALEVAVDDGDVYLTDEGYDLLGPGPIPTDEVDRASSSNVEF
- a CDS encoding DUF7344 domain-containing protein, coding for MTTPAHPPSDYAEFALTMLEWLESREELPETVDDALELLADRRRRLFLAVMDDYGESITLPDAAEEVAKREAGQPVAELSAKEVANVYISLYHDHLPRLVGADLVEYNQDRDLVSPGPLRNAE
- a CDS encoding transcriptional regulator; protein product: MREADETTRQRLTDALRTEASTPSELAVDFDLTPHSIVRHAEHVARSVDGTDEEFLVAPPTCRDCGFNGFDDLLNLPSRCPSCKSEAVDEPVLTIE
- a CDS encoding sugar phosphate nucleotidyltransferase, with amino-acid sequence MKAVVLAGGYATRMWPITKHRPKMFLPIGESTVIDRIFRSLENDDRIDEVYVSTNERFAPDFETHLADSEFEKPRLSIEDTSEEADKFGVVGALAQLVEREAVDDDLLVIAGDNLISFEISEFLDYFERTETPTLAAYDVGSREKASSYGLVELEGDRVVDFQEKPDDPKSTLVSIACYAFPQDSVSLLRTYLEDGNNPDEPGWFVQWLQNREPTHAFTFEDAWFDIGTPESYLDAVAWHLDGESMVAETATIENVSVGENVHVMDGATLEDSELDHAVIFPDATVRDGDIRRSIIDEGTHLENLDLAGALIGAHTTITNHVGE
- a CDS encoding DUF5799 family protein produces the protein MSDNAWTDRIVSERMSVDQEFSPRVESSRFSSQEWSLIMTATEFEIEQPENPEQARIVANTENVDSILPELENVRSQMGAMGAGGQAGAEGSSSGGVVDSLKSALGMGGGSSGGSYDAEREAAETLTQEYAEELQNRLEANHRWESVCDAAAEN
- a CDS encoding DUF7557 family protein, encoding MPSVELEEETVERLDELRIDDESYDELITELMNIYETSELNLFHAGD
- a CDS encoding DUF7545 family protein, with amino-acid sequence MTDEVETITFSIDADGEETETVTVPAGLVDIVAEGDQSPTETLGDVALLSFASRAHHVVHHGEGSDEELEAQEARVMDLFEERFGVTFGEATGHQH